A single Bifidobacterium asteroides DNA region contains:
- a CDS encoding bifunctional alpha,alpha-trehalose-phosphate synthase (UDP-forming)/trehalose-phosphatase codes for MSRLIIVSNRLPMSLQAQEDGSYTLHQNVGGLATAIGPYHRSHKDCLWIGWSGIDPQKYSEKELDRIRQAYRESRCIPIFLSKEELNGYYAGFSNNTLWPLFHDFSHEAVFRQEDWEMYRKVNMRFAQVVEPLIRKGDTIWVQDYHLMLLPKMLRERYPDASIGWFLHVPFPSAEIFRSLPWSREILEGVLGANLIGFHTVDFSASFLASLHRLLPELPVNRDGVVEMPDGHRAAIDAFPIGIDYNLYRRTAHSGLARAMRRGIDEVCGKSPRHRYRTSVTAEGVAANEAATSDANWWSHYMEKDIPESTLAKQAASSVGSRSNKVIVSVDRLDYTKGLPERLQAFGRMLDKYPEWVGHVTYYLLATPSREVVESYQRLKAQVDQLVGEINGRYSLLAWTPIHYITRSLSIKPVCGIYTAGDVALVTPLRDGMNLVAKEYLACHDGRDGTLVLSDMCGAADELTDAFIVNPYDIDMVCEALHNALEITPEESKRRNIRMQARLKVRTAANWCTSFLDSLRQVSTPGMTDRRLRMDHHNAIVRQWDGAHRRLVLCDYDGTLTPLVRRPERAKPTQALRRLLTQVGSNPDVDFLLVSGRSHQIMQDWFGDLPVGLIAEHGAWNRNLPGSESDEWQRAQGLPDSDTWQKVIRPIMDESATRVPNSFVESKSDAVAWHYRMSDAQVAEQERQDLLHRLRGVVVGLGLMIMENSKVVEVTPVATSKGQAILPFVNSDDYDFMMALGDDETDETMFAVMPDKGWTIKVGPGQTKARLRVNDPTAVTLLLADLGAGVARDSNEPVASHDFRDDHTVVDEAHAQLTDEK; via the coding sequence ATGTCTCGTCTGATCATTGTCTCCAATCGTTTGCCCATGTCACTGCAGGCGCAGGAAGACGGCTCCTACACCTTGCACCAGAACGTGGGGGGACTGGCCACGGCCATCGGCCCCTACCACCGTTCCCATAAGGACTGCCTCTGGATCGGCTGGAGCGGCATCGATCCTCAGAAGTACTCGGAAAAGGAGCTGGACCGCATCCGTCAGGCCTACCGGGAGAGCCGGTGCATTCCTATCTTCCTGAGCAAGGAGGAGCTGAACGGATACTACGCCGGGTTCTCCAACAACACCCTCTGGCCGCTCTTCCATGACTTCTCGCACGAGGCCGTCTTCCGCCAGGAGGACTGGGAGATGTACCGCAAGGTCAACATGCGTTTTGCACAGGTGGTGGAGCCGCTCATCCGCAAGGGCGACACCATCTGGGTCCAGGACTACCACCTGATGCTCCTGCCCAAGATGTTGCGCGAACGTTACCCTGATGCCTCCATCGGCTGGTTCCTGCACGTGCCCTTCCCCAGCGCCGAGATCTTCCGCTCCCTGCCCTGGAGCCGCGAGATCCTGGAGGGCGTCCTGGGCGCCAACCTGATCGGCTTCCACACAGTGGACTTCTCCGCCAGCTTCCTGGCTTCGCTGCACAGGCTGCTGCCCGAACTGCCGGTCAACCGGGACGGCGTGGTCGAGATGCCTGACGGCCACCGAGCGGCCATCGACGCCTTCCCCATCGGCATCGACTACAACCTCTACCGGCGTACCGCCCACTCCGGCCTGGCCCGGGCCATGCGTCGAGGAATCGATGAGGTCTGCGGCAAGTCACCCCGTCATCGCTACCGCACCTCGGTGACTGCCGAGGGCGTGGCGGCCAACGAAGCCGCCACATCGGACGCCAACTGGTGGAGCCACTACATGGAGAAGGACATCCCCGAGTCCACGCTGGCCAAGCAGGCGGCTTCCTCGGTGGGCAGCCGCTCCAACAAGGTCATCGTTTCGGTGGACCGGCTGGACTACACCAAGGGTCTGCCCGAGCGGCTTCAGGCCTTCGGCCGCATGCTGGACAAGTACCCTGAGTGGGTGGGCCATGTCACTTACTACCTGCTGGCCACCCCCTCGCGCGAGGTCGTCGAGTCCTATCAGCGGCTCAAGGCCCAGGTGGACCAGTTGGTGGGGGAGATCAACGGCCGCTACTCCCTGTTGGCCTGGACCCCCATCCATTACATCACCCGCTCCCTGTCCATCAAGCCGGTCTGCGGCATCTACACGGCTGGAGACGTAGCCCTGGTCACCCCCCTGCGTGACGGGATGAACCTGGTGGCCAAGGAGTACCTGGCCTGCCATGACGGACGCGACGGCACCTTGGTCCTGTCGGATATGTGCGGGGCTGCCGACGAGCTGACCGATGCCTTCATCGTCAATCCCTACGACATCGACATGGTCTGCGAGGCCCTGCACAACGCCCTGGAAATCACCCCCGAGGAGTCCAAGCGGCGCAACATCCGCATGCAGGCCCGGCTCAAGGTGCGCACCGCAGCCAACTGGTGCACCTCATTCCTCGACTCCCTGCGGCAGGTATCCACTCCGGGCATGACAGACAGGAGGCTGCGTATGGATCACCACAACGCCATCGTTCGTCAGTGGGACGGCGCCCATCGTCGTCTGGTCCTGTGCGACTATGACGGGACGCTGACCCCGCTTGTTCGCCGTCCTGAGCGGGCCAAGCCCACCCAGGCCCTTCGCCGCCTGCTGACCCAGGTGGGAAGCAATCCCGATGTGGACTTCCTGCTGGTCTCCGGCCGCAGCCATCAGATCATGCAGGACTGGTTCGGCGACCTGCCGGTGGGGCTGATTGCCGAGCATGGCGCCTGGAACCGCAACCTGCCCGGCAGCGAATCGGACGAGTGGCAGCGGGCGCAAGGCCTGCCCGACTCCGATACCTGGCAGAAGGTGATCCGGCCCATCATGGATGAGTCGGCCACCAGGGTCCCCAACTCCTTTGTGGAGAGCAAGTCCGATGCGGTGGCCTGGCACTACCGGATGAGCGATGCCCAGGTGGCGGAACAGGAGCGTCAGGATCTGCTCCATCGCCTGCGCGGAGTAGTGGTCGGCCTGGGGCTGATGATCATGGAGAACTCCAAGGTCGTCGAGGTCACCCCTGTGGCCACCAGCAAGGGTCAGGCCATCCTGCCCTTCGTCAACAGCGATGATTACGACTTCATGATGGCCTTGGGCGACGATGAAACGGACGAGACCATGTTCGCCGTCATGCCCGATAAGGGCTGGACCATCAAGGTTGGGCCGGGCCAGACCAAGGCCCGGTTGCGGGTCAATGACCCGACCGCGGTCACTTTGCTGCTGGCCGACCTGGGTGCCGGTGTGGCCCGTGACTCCAATGAGCCCGTGGCCTCCCATGACTTCCGCGACGACCATACCGTGGTCGACGAGGCGCATGCCCAGCTCACTGACGAGAAGTGA
- the ilvA gene encoding threonine ammonia-lyase produces the protein MDTSTITACLESDHAADLRKAAQRLEGVARHTLIEESDDLGARIGHRVLLKPENLQLTGSFKIRGAYNKVASLNQDELDRGIVTASAGNHAQGVAFAARSRGAKATIVMPRITPPLKVDATRAYGAEVVLQGEVFDESSDYALGLARDRGMTFVPPFDDYEVVCGQGTIAMEILQDVPDVTDIVVPLGGGGLGAGVALAVKTFKPDVRVIGATPVGSPAWRESLTAGHVIAADQMRTAAEGVAVRRPGDLNYALLSRYMDDLVQVTESDISEMILFMLEKHKLVVEAAGAVSLAALGQLDLQSDVFRSAPGPHVIVPIISGGNIDTVTMGAVIQRGMISRGRIMQFGVELPDVPGQLVKVATVLADLRANVIELNHDQFKSSGHYDNGVLLEVTVETNGPDHITQILDTLRSRGFQVHQNY, from the coding sequence ATGGATACTTCAACAATCACTGCCTGTCTTGAGTCCGATCATGCCGCTGATCTGCGCAAAGCCGCCCAACGTCTGGAAGGTGTGGCCCGTCATACCCTTATCGAGGAATCCGATGACCTGGGTGCTCGGATAGGCCATCGTGTTCTGCTCAAGCCGGAGAATCTGCAGCTGACCGGATCCTTCAAGATTCGCGGAGCTTACAACAAGGTGGCCTCGCTGAATCAGGACGAGCTGGATCGCGGGATCGTCACCGCTTCCGCTGGCAATCATGCCCAGGGGGTGGCTTTTGCTGCCCGCAGCCGGGGCGCGAAGGCCACGATTGTCATGCCCCGGATCACGCCGCCCCTCAAAGTCGATGCCACTCGGGCCTATGGTGCCGAGGTTGTCCTGCAGGGCGAGGTCTTCGATGAAAGCTCTGACTACGCCTTGGGTCTGGCACGTGATCGCGGCATGACCTTCGTCCCGCCTTTTGACGACTACGAGGTCGTCTGCGGTCAGGGAACCATCGCCATGGAGATTCTTCAGGACGTGCCCGATGTCACCGATATCGTGGTTCCCCTGGGTGGGGGCGGGCTGGGCGCCGGAGTGGCGCTCGCTGTAAAGACTTTCAAGCCAGACGTCAGGGTCATCGGAGCCACCCCGGTCGGTTCTCCGGCCTGGCGTGAATCTCTGACAGCTGGTCATGTGATCGCAGCGGATCAGATGCGTACGGCCGCCGAGGGCGTGGCCGTCAGGCGTCCCGGCGATCTGAACTATGCCCTGCTCAGCCGCTATATGGATGATCTGGTCCAGGTGACCGAAAGCGACATCTCCGAGATGATCCTATTCATGCTGGAGAAGCACAAACTGGTGGTCGAGGCAGCTGGCGCCGTCTCCCTGGCAGCCCTGGGACAGTTGGATCTGCAGTCCGATGTCTTCCGGTCGGCCCCAGGGCCGCATGTGATTGTCCCCATCATCTCTGGCGGTAACATCGACACTGTCACCATGGGTGCGGTCATCCAGCGGGGGATGATCTCCCGCGGGCGCATCATGCAGTTCGGCGTGGAGCTGCCCGACGTTCCTGGTCAGCTGGTCAAGGTGGCCACGGTCCTGGCCGATCTGCGTGCCAATGTGATCGAGCTCAACCACGACCAGTTCAAATCCTCCGGCCACTATGACAACGGCGTGCTCTTGGAGGTGACCGTGGAGACCAACGGCCCCGACCACATCACCCAGATTTTGGATACCTTGCGCAGTCGAGGCTTCCAGGTCCATCAGAACTACTGA
- a CDS encoding ATP-binding cassette domain-containing protein, producing MTDAGRQPTLQVEGLTKRFAEHTLWSRLSFDAGPGSIVAVSGPSGAGKTTLLNCIGLLEDFDEGSVTYNERTFRSGYLHKSRKGQRVCLREKIGFLFQNYGLVEQWNVSRNLQIPLKIKKREHRKERDERIESVLDIVGMNGAQKKKIYTLSGGEQQRIALARLLLKQPGVILADEPTSALDQDNANVVIHILCELAQQGSAVIISTHNEEIKKICSSIIEIG from the coding sequence ATGACAGACGCAGGCAGGCAGCCGACATTGCAAGTCGAAGGACTTACCAAGAGATTTGCGGAACACACGTTATGGTCGAGGCTGTCCTTCGACGCTGGACCCGGTTCCATAGTCGCAGTGAGCGGGCCGTCCGGCGCAGGCAAGACGACCCTGCTCAACTGCATCGGCTTGTTGGAGGACTTCGATGAAGGATCGGTCACTTACAATGAAAGGACATTCCGTTCCGGTTATTTGCATAAGAGCCGGAAGGGGCAGCGGGTGTGTCTTCGCGAAAAGATAGGATTCCTATTCCAGAACTATGGTCTTGTCGAACAGTGGAATGTATCGCGTAACCTGCAGATCCCACTCAAAATAAAGAAGCGCGAGCATCGCAAGGAACGGGACGAACGAATCGAAAGCGTACTTGACATCGTCGGAATGAATGGCGCGCAGAAGAAAAAGATTTACACCCTATCGGGCGGGGAACAACAGAGAATCGCCCTCGCGAGGCTCCTGCTCAAACAGCCGGGTGTCATTCTTGCAGACGAGCCGACTTCTGCGCTGGATCAAGACAACGCCAACGTCGTCATACACATACTATGCGAACTTGCCCAACAAGGCTCTGCCGTCATCATCTCAACACACAATGAGGAAATAAAGAAAATCTGTTCATCGATCATCGAAATAGGCTGA
- a CDS encoding bacteriocin-associated integral membrane family protein, which translates to MVVTFEMLITIDQELPAGTGTSFTVERVDTATKADAVRAIAQASRTLGINVFKIQPSFRNSMNSRVLVAFVGDQKSFQRNGGYDYPSFSTRGQSTKVVSFEEITTQDLRGSYATNADRSHMEQLAKALSRSRIVVDESRGLWMNATVYALGKGGLWAGVAIIAITLVVSTAYSLSRNRKIHAVKAMHGYTSGRILVGELVPLLATLAVGLMTIALMGLPFLWLVNGFHQIWRLLRALLIAVAVLTAYLVFLALALGGASTFRDRIPAVLNGEGDELRDGIIAGFAQFMVVAVLFGTISGSLNRISAVRSTSRSLAQWSRISDQYVLRLSVNTNTPHEDGLRAAPPLMKVIEDLDSRGKVMLVGYNGDSVFSDDGNDDPYEPDGSDSVIVSPNYLDKQPIAGLDGKPVRVVGKDIGAFTLLVPSSYKRDPGALLKEYAEYFKGKCQLGVTQKQKRHSCNPHGVLVRTRSGQDISLFSGTQFMPAEDQQKLSLKDPVVAVTSPSSGLMSPMVYLSYTSSDSVLFSDPELLQSKLDHYGISGYFQGIDNAKDSVAYTLSLSRNEQRGDIIAISFGLAAAMMAILVCSAAYCARRRRLSFVQFIHGYGFFRRHGGFLVMQNTGVLLVLMAVGIIGSMNKVADLVAGALLFAGSSLIMAITVSAYESRFRADDIKRL; encoded by the coding sequence ATGGTGGTGACATTCGAGATGCTTATCACCATCGACCAGGAGCTTCCTGCGGGTACTGGTACCTCTTTCACCGTCGAGAGGGTTGATACCGCGACGAAGGCGGATGCTGTGCGTGCGATTGCCCAAGCTTCAAGAACTTTGGGGATCAATGTCTTCAAGATCCAACCTTCATTTCGTAACTCAATGAATTCTCGTGTTCTCGTGGCCTTTGTGGGTGACCAAAAGTCTTTTCAACGAAATGGAGGGTACGATTATCCTTCCTTTTCAACGCGTGGCCAGTCAACGAAGGTGGTTTCTTTTGAAGAGATTACCACCCAGGACTTGCGCGGAAGCTATGCGACCAATGCGGATAGGTCGCATATGGAACAGCTCGCCAAGGCTTTGTCACGTTCTCGGATAGTGGTTGACGAATCACGAGGCCTCTGGATGAATGCGACGGTATACGCGTTAGGAAAGGGTGGCCTTTGGGCGGGAGTCGCTATCATCGCCATCACATTGGTGGTGTCCACCGCGTATTCCCTATCCAGGAACAGGAAGATACATGCGGTCAAGGCGATGCACGGTTATACCAGCGGAAGGATACTCGTCGGCGAGCTGGTTCCGCTGCTCGCCACGCTCGCCGTGGGATTGATGACAATTGCCTTGATGGGATTGCCTTTCCTCTGGCTTGTCAACGGCTTCCACCAGATTTGGCGACTCCTCCGAGCGCTGCTTATCGCCGTGGCTGTATTGACAGCATATCTTGTCTTCCTGGCGTTGGCTTTAGGTGGTGCCAGTACATTCCGCGATCGAATACCCGCCGTTCTCAACGGAGAGGGCGACGAACTCCGTGATGGCATCATCGCGGGTTTTGCCCAGTTCATGGTGGTGGCTGTTCTCTTTGGCACCATCAGCGGGTCTCTGAATAGGATCAGCGCGGTACGGAGCACCAGCCGGTCCCTGGCACAGTGGTCTCGCATCTCGGATCAATATGTCCTGAGGCTGTCAGTCAACACCAACACCCCACACGAGGATGGGCTCCGGGCAGCGCCTCCCCTGATGAAAGTGATCGAGGATCTTGACAGCAGAGGGAAGGTGATGTTGGTCGGGTATAACGGTGACTCCGTTTTTTCCGATGATGGCAACGATGATCCTTATGAACCGGACGGATCCGATTCGGTGATAGTGAGCCCGAACTATCTCGACAAACAACCCATTGCCGGACTTGATGGGAAACCGGTTAGAGTGGTTGGAAAAGATATCGGGGCTTTCACACTCCTGGTGCCTTCATCATATAAAAGGGACCCCGGAGCCTTGTTGAAGGAATACGCCGAATATTTCAAGGGAAAGTGCCAACTGGGTGTCACCCAGAAACAGAAACGACATTCCTGCAACCCTCACGGCGTCCTGGTCCGCACACGTTCGGGCCAAGACATATCCCTCTTCTCGGGAACGCAGTTCATGCCTGCGGAAGATCAGCAGAAGCTGTCTTTGAAGGATCCAGTGGTAGCCGTCACATCCCCATCGTCAGGGTTGATGAGCCCCATGGTATACCTGTCATACACATCAAGCGATAGTGTATTGTTCTCTGATCCGGAACTCTTGCAAAGCAAGCTGGACCATTATGGAATCTCCGGATACTTCCAGGGTATTGATAACGCCAAGGACTCGGTAGCGTATACGTTGTCATTATCCCGGAACGAGCAACGCGGGGACATCATAGCCATATCGTTCGGTCTGGCCGCTGCCATGATGGCCATCCTTGTGTGCTCGGCCGCGTATTGTGCAAGGCGGCGCAGACTCTCCTTCGTCCAATTCATCCATGGATACGGGTTCTTCAGAAGACATGGAGGCTTTCTTGTCATGCAGAATACCGGGGTGCTGCTGGTCCTCATGGCAGTCGGCATTATCGGCTCGATGAACAAGGTTGCGGATCTGGTGGCTGGAGCATTGCTCTTCGCCGGATCCAGCCTCATCATGGCCATTACCGTATCGGCATACGAATCAAGGTTCCGTGCCGACGACATCAAACGCCTGTGA
- a CDS encoding DUF4062 domain-containing protein produces MESYAKKKINHTINALKQFDPDKHPELFDEILYGRYLARQSDFPELAKFLTVAQIKLASCVLPLNKSISGESKLEILLKNLIDTIGALSAFDKTIRNEADYEVDYGNNFPEAQIQHAIQVLQYRPSYWEEPGPQDRFNVLPLTRRPMFAVKRVHTPGYVINSPKIHSDAAESLPQHLILSNGTYRLHVSQANSPEKGQDPQGHQQGTTQAEQAGRKHYTVFVGSTFEDMKDIRAAVLRRLNSSEEYKAIGMEDFTAANGRQLPYIKERLKDTDIYVLILGGKYGSLISKDDKDRPDEEDKSYTQKEYELAMADPDIKVLCFVCEKPEELPPDKREETDCKRKLLTKFKDKVGAEHKYMPWVAQDSPEKIAGDVYQSLAQMDKSALRGWVRGTSGSSAK; encoded by the coding sequence ATGGAAAGCTATGCAAAAAAGAAAATAAACCATACCATAAATGCACTTAAACAATTCGATCCAGACAAACACCCCGAGCTTTTCGATGAAATTCTCTATGGAAGGTACCTGGCTAGGCAAAGCGATTTTCCAGAGTTGGCCAAATTTCTGACCGTTGCTCAAATTAAACTGGCCAGCTGCGTCCTGCCTCTTAATAAGTCGATAAGCGGCGAAAGTAAATTAGAAATTCTTCTTAAAAACTTAATAGATACAATAGGTGCTCTGAGTGCTTTCGACAAAACGATAAGGAATGAAGCCGATTATGAGGTGGATTACGGCAATAACTTTCCGGAGGCGCAGATTCAACACGCCATTCAAGTTCTACAATACAGGCCTTCATATTGGGAGGAACCTGGACCTCAGGATAGATTCAATGTACTGCCGTTAACGAGACGCCCCATGTTTGCAGTGAAGCGTGTTCATACTCCAGGCTATGTTATAAATTCACCAAAAATTCATTCTGATGCAGCGGAGTCACTACCACAGCATTTGATCTTGTCCAACGGAACCTACCGATTACACGTATCGCAAGCAAATTCGCCAGAAAAAGGACAGGATCCGCAGGGGCACCAGCAGGGCACAACACAAGCGGAGCAGGCTGGGCGGAAGCATTACACGGTGTTCGTCGGCTCGACCTTCGAGGATATGAAAGACATCCGTGCGGCTGTGCTGCGGCGGCTGAACTCCTCGGAGGAATACAAAGCGATCGGCATGGAAGACTTCACGGCCGCCAACGGAAGACAGCTCCCATACATCAAGGAAAGGCTCAAGGACACCGACATCTACGTGCTTATCCTGGGCGGCAAGTACGGCAGCCTCATATCCAAGGACGACAAGGACCGGCCGGACGAGGAGGACAAGAGCTATACGCAAAAGGAATATGAGCTGGCCATGGCAGACCCTGATATCAAGGTGCTGTGCTTCGTGTGCGAGAAGCCTGAGGAATTGCCTCCTGATAAGCGAGAAGAGACCGACTGTAAACGCAAACTGCTCACAAAATTTAAAGATAAAGTGGGAGCCGAACACAAGTACATGCCCTGGGTCGCCCAAGACAGCCCGGAGAAGATCGCAGGCGACGTTTACCAGTCTCTGGCCCAAATGGACAAAAGCGCCCTGCGAGGCTGGGTCAGAGGAACATCGGGTTCCTCGGCCAAATAG
- a CDS encoding recombinase family protein: protein MLIGYARVSTLEQNEDLQTDALRKAGCGRIYVDHSSGAKASRPQLDRMLEALREGDTVVVWKLDRLGRSVQNLVDLMDRFHKQGVGFRSLTENMDTSTPGGVLVFNIFSALAQFERDLIRERTMAGLTAARARGRKGGRPYKLSDKDVAMVRQLYDSRTVTVKEIAARFNVSRSTIYKAIGRAGKNSTRQTSEGTAAPA, encoded by the coding sequence ATGCTGATCGGCTATGCGAGGGTGAGTACGCTTGAGCAGAACGAGGATCTGCAGACCGACGCGCTGAGGAAGGCGGGTTGCGGGAGGATCTATGTCGATCATTCCTCCGGTGCCAAGGCCAGCCGCCCCCAGCTGGACCGGATGCTGGAGGCGCTGCGCGAGGGCGACACGGTGGTGGTGTGGAAGCTCGACCGTCTCGGGCGCAGCGTGCAGAACCTGGTCGATCTGATGGACCGGTTCCATAAGCAGGGGGTGGGGTTCCGCAGCCTGACCGAGAACATGGACACCAGCACGCCTGGAGGGGTGCTGGTCTTCAACATCTTTTCCGCCCTGGCGCAGTTCGAGCGGGACCTGATCCGGGAACGCACCATGGCCGGCCTGACGGCGGCCAGGGCGCGCGGCAGGAAAGGAGGCCGCCCATACAAGCTCTCCGACAAGGACGTCGCCATGGTGCGCCAGCTGTACGACTCCAGGACCGTGACCGTCAAGGAGATAGCCGCCAGGTTCAACGTCAGCCGAAGCACCATCTACAAGGCGATCGGACGGGCAGGGAAAAACAGCACCAGGCAAACCTCTGAAGGAACAGCCGCGCCGGCTTAA
- a CDS encoding Sir2 family NAD-dependent protein deacetylase, whose translation MSTTIAVLTGAGISTSAGIPDFRGPDGVWTKHPDQMNVYDLDLFMSDKKQREYSWRWQKESPVWKAQPGVAHKALAKLEQAGMLNLLATQNFDALHEKAGNSEDVIVNLHGTIGSSHCMKCGQAYRTADIMAKLDQEPDPHCHKPMPYQGNMPCNGIIKTDVVYFGQALPEGAMEKSMRLASQADQFWVIGSTLEVYPAASLVPVAAQAGVPITIMNMGSTQYDSLATRLIHEPIEEALPKLVDKTIAGQS comes from the coding sequence ATGAGCACAACAATTGCAGTACTGACCGGGGCGGGAATCTCGACTTCCGCCGGCATACCGGATTTTCGCGGGCCTGACGGGGTTTGGACCAAGCATCCCGATCAGATGAATGTCTATGACCTGGACCTGTTCATGAGCGACAAGAAGCAGCGGGAGTATTCATGGCGGTGGCAGAAGGAGTCGCCTGTCTGGAAGGCCCAGCCCGGAGTAGCGCACAAGGCACTGGCCAAGCTGGAGCAGGCAGGCATGCTGAACCTGCTGGCTACGCAGAACTTCGATGCCCTTCACGAGAAAGCCGGCAACTCCGAGGACGTCATCGTGAACCTTCACGGGACCATCGGCAGTTCCCATTGCATGAAATGCGGTCAGGCATATCGGACGGCCGACATCATGGCCAAGCTCGATCAGGAACCCGATCCACACTGCCACAAGCCCATGCCCTACCAAGGCAACATGCCTTGCAATGGCATCATCAAGACTGATGTGGTCTATTTCGGTCAGGCCCTGCCCGAGGGAGCCATGGAAAAGAGCATGAGACTGGCCAGCCAGGCTGATCAATTCTGGGTGATCGGCTCCACCTTGGAGGTCTATCCGGCGGCCTCGCTGGTGCCGGTGGCAGCCCAGGCAGGCGTGCCAATCACCATCATGAACATGGGTTCGACCCAGTATGATTCCCTGGCAACCCGGCTCATCCACGAACCCATCGAAGAAGCGCTGCCCAAGCTCGTTGACAAGACCATCGCCGGCCAGAGTTGA